From the Solanum stenotomum isolate F172 chromosome 4, ASM1918654v1, whole genome shotgun sequence genome, one window contains:
- the LOC125861627 gene encoding uncharacterized protein LOC125861627: MDRFPKFDMVVEASVLLKMWYNDLTVVHKRVLNKYIGALTELINMVGWPELIEVLTGYWDNEKMVFRFGTMEITPTIEEIRDGIDTVGTGLERRVRKQENILIPNKPAFEDIVNWLGLRKEYAYWAEGSSVSFTDLYVRFGNASFYANYNQEFRVTFREWDGIRPLAFTVVLLGTMVFPHGPSLSINTRVIMLAHTLFHGHLNQGQVKYYPIAPVILSDMYCALGKCKKGHRYFQGCNLLLQWWIMSHLVKRHGTQELHTLDEHNALKSLNDMLFWADLEKRRTRERWAQIFSELREENIQWMFDRFISKDVIVRGDRQLVLPLPGIRGIRPYAPIRVLRQFGRRQTTPPEAYYRIYVFDIGDDRVPEASEMLREWKRAVRMNKDTIAIDRFNAGYDETYKAWLKRNIQGISFSVPNIYRSVEDKESKALIELREVRREAQEMHEEFLRKQEEDKYALESVTQELESLRSDLGELNLWIGDKKSGMCLEDWEEKGRRSEGYLLMIQYRLQHLMAQNKRSRSETEPTGTS, encoded by the coding sequence ATGGATCGATTTCCTAAATTTGACATGGTAGTGGAAGCCTCAGTTTTGCTCAAGATGTGGTACAACGACCTCACTGTGGTTCACAAAAGGGTCCTCAACAAATATATAGGAGCCCTAACAGAACTCATCAATATGGTTGGGTGGCCTGAACTGATTGAAGTCCTTACAGGCTATTGGGACAACGAGAAAATGGTGTTCCGATTTGGAACCATGGAAATCACCCCGACAATTGAAGAGATTCGGGACGGAATAGACACAGTCGGTACAGGGCTTGAAAGAAGAGTGAGAAAGCAGGAAAACATCTTAATCCCCAACAAGCCTGCTTTCGAGGATATTGTGAATTGGCTTGGATTAAGAAAAGAATATGCCTACTGGGCAGAGGGTTCTAGCGTTTCTTTTACGGATCTCTATGTCAGATTCGGGAATGCAAGCTTCTATGCGAATTACAACCAAGAGTTCAGGGTCACTTTCAGAGAATGGGACGGGATCAGACCTTTGGCATTCACCGTCGTACTATTGGGCACCATGGTTTTCCCACACGGCCCGAGCCTCAGTATCAACACCCGAGTAATAATGCTTGCACACACTCTATTCCACGGACATCTGAACCAAGGGCAAGTAAAGTATTATCCTATTGCACCTGTCATCCTTTCCGACATGTACTGTGCTTTGGGGAAATGCAAGAAAGGGCATCGTTACTTTCAGGGTTGcaaccttcttcttcaatggtggaTAATGAGTCACTTGGTGAAGAGAcatggaactcaagaactccataCCCTCGATGAACATAATGCTCTTAAGAGTTTGAATGACATGTTGTTCTGGGCAGActtggaaaaaagaagaactAGAGAAAGATGGGCTCAaattttctctgagttgagagAAGAAAACATCCAATGGATGTTCGATCGTTTCATCTCGAAAGATGTCATAGTACGGGGCGACAGACAACTTGTGCTTCCTCTGCCAGGTATTCGAGGTATTCGCCCGTATGCACCCATTCGGGTCTTGAGACAGTTTGGAAGAAGACAAACTACACCTCCAGAAGCATACTACCGTATCTATGTGTTCGACATCGGGGATGATAGAGTGCCTGAGGCTTCAGAGATGCTGAGAGAATGGAAAAGAGCAGTGCGAATGAACAAGGACACTATTGCCATAGATCGATTTAATGCAGGGTATGATGAAACTTACAAAGCTTGGTTGAAGCGCAATATACAGGGTATCTCCTTCTCAGTTCCGAACATTTACCGCAGTGTAGAGGACAAAGAGTCCAAAGCTTTGATAGAACTAAGAGAGGTAAGAAGAGAAGCCCAGGAAATGCACGAGGAATTTCTCCGAAAGCAAGAAGAGGATAAGTACGCCCTCGAGAGCGTAACTCAAGAATTAGAAAGCTTGAGAAGCGATTTGGGAGAGCTCAACTTGTGGATTGGAGATAAGAAAAGCGGAATGTGCCTCGAAGACTGGGAAGAGAAAGGTCGCCGGAGCGAAGGATACTTGCTAATGATTCAATATAGGCTTCAACATCTCATGGCGCAGAACAAGAGGAGCAGATCAGAGACGGAGCCGACGGGAACATCTTAG